The genome window gtattatttgaactttaataaagctataatgcattaaatataactgaatttaagatgtaacaccggggtgtttcctttaaagagctcagactccacttattccacaatgagagtgcttctgtatttacttatttggtatttttgtataattcccttgtactttgtgatctacatcacctgaagctgtttggaaagtttagagtgcatctggactgtgatctgtgtaattcttcctctcctcagtcaggcgcgagctgcagtgctgctctcgcgcggtatcattagagtttaatgtgatctcatgctacgttaaatgagatcaaacgatcTTAAATTTTGTCGACCATTGTTTATTTTCAACGTTttcgataacgttgactaatcgtttcagccctaaccACTAGAAATTagtgtttctctttctttttgacTTCTTGCAGACATGTTTGTGAAGCATCAAGAGATAGAGCTCAGTGAAGATGAAGTGGGCCGAATCTCAAAGGGGTCTAAGATCAAAACCCAGATTAAGGTATACTacaaatttttacatatttacacatacgCATGTAGACATAGTTTAgctcaattatttaaatgttatttggaTATAATGATATCTGTGCatgttttgaagtcattttttaagaTTCTGAAAGATAAATTCTCACTTCCTGATTTTCCTCCGCTAGTGGACAAAGATGGGCACTCTGCAGTGCATTAGTCCACTGGAACGTTTCCCAGTTTTGGGGCAACCATCCTCTGCCCCTGTCCCACCCATTCACAAAACCTTGGAGGCAAATTGGCACTTGCTAAACCAGTCCTCCCAGCCAGAGGGTGGCCCTGTTCTGGACGTCACAGAACTCCAGAAGGAGTTGCTCGGGCTCATGGGTATGTCTGTGTCAGTAAAATAACATGCAAATAAGGTATTTTAACTACACCAGAGTTTCTTAGATTTAATTGGAAATTTTACTCTTTATTATATGTAGGTACCTACAGGGATGTCTATTTTACAAACAGCTCCCCCTTGAAAGAGGCTAAGGAAGTGCAGAGTGTCTACTGTCTGCATGCCCTAAATCACGTGTTAAAGGCCAACACTCGTGTGCTCAAAAATAATGCCAGGTTAAAGGAAACTAAAGATATGGAAGAGGATTCTCGGGACCAGGGCATCACAAGACCAAAGGTACCAGTGGCTTAAGATTTAGAAATATCCTTGAAtgtgaaatacatttcataaacTGAATAGAGTTCAGATATAACTGTGTAAAATACACATCTGTTTAACACCACAGTGTTGTTTATCGTTTTTGAAACTGGATAGGTGGTCTTTTAAcctgtttaaccctctggggtcgacggacgcgccggcacatcctgctggatattttcgtcattacataaagggtctacttttatttgtgtacactcacaataacaacaaaacctgaaAAACTGAAATTCCACGAgttcttttcacacaaacatgaaacatatgtctaaagaaagcttaaaatgtctacttttaaataaaacaattcaaatttaaaacaaatattctcctgcaatgcaatctgtttgaaacaaagcaatgtacagtttttcctaggctatctaattatctgtaatgtgatcccacccaccagcagagcgcgccattcatacgctaatgtgctgaggcgatcaacgCAAATTTACACAccctaaacacattttattaaacacatttcattattgtttctgtgtgtttgcaatgatacacagacgagaaagctccaggatattatggaagagttatcatcaacaaagcttgtgcttgcaaatatgtgttgaggttaaatgagtaaaatgcactttaaatatgcccatattagaaaatcagcatattataatgatttctgaaggatagtgtgacactgaagactgcagtaatgatgctgaaaatttagctttgatcacaaattgcattttacaatatattcaaatagaaaactgttcttttaaattgtaaaaagagttcagaatatcaatgttgtttctgtattttggatcaaataaatccagtcttggtgagcagaagagacttcttttaatggtattGTAGGTCtaaaaagtctttatgtaaagaaaatatatagtcagattacttttaacttaaaacttgattttgatcattaagtctcctcacattcattctctttgtcacattcctcattgatgggcccagaggagtggtctttttttatcctcaggtgtgaatcacataaatatttgtgatagttcacgcctcctcgcatattacccatcaacactaaaagtgttttacaaaagttaaattactatattgttttgtatgaatgagtgatcaggatggttttcacatcatattgtagcaaaaaatctaggctacaaTACCCAGTTCTCAAAGGTCtggtggacaaatatttattatgtgttatatgaccttatttcagtgacttaaaatttttggtttttcaaaaaccacgcataaacgttattttctcaaaaatacaaacctgtacatacatgttgctcacaaattatcgtagcccagtttgtgctgaatacagtgttatcagactttagccattaatatgtttttaagcaactgaaaaaagcacaaatgtcaaggcatgtcaaaacttctccagggccctaaaataccctcagaccccagagggttaaccccAATTTGATGTTGTGGTGAAATTTAAAGATGTTATGAAGAAATTTtagatgttaataattatgtatTCTTTGGATAAGGACATaaataataatgctttaaaatatagTCAGCTAACCACAGACACCTTGGATCATAATGTCCTCATTATTAACTTTTCCTCCTAGGTTTTGATTCTAGTGCCGTTCAGAAATGGAGCCTTGCGTGTTGTCCAAAACTTTATAAATTTAATGGAGCCCAAAGGGAAGAAAATAGACATCAGTAACAAGAAGAGATTTAAGGAAGAGTTTGGAGAGGAGCCCGGTGACATGCCACCCAACCTGCACAGACCTGACGACTATCAAGCTATCTTCTCTGGCAATGTGGACGACCACTTCAGGATTGGTACAGCGaagtcattttattaaaaaaaattataataatagtttTCTAGGTTTAAAAAGTGTGGGAACACTAGTTATCCTAATTAGAATGAATCGTTTGTTAAACCATCTAAACTTTGCTGTCTTTTAGCTTTTACATGGATAGTTCCCCACAAAATGAAAAGTCttatagtttactcaccctcatgccatcccaaatgtgtatgacttactttcttctgctaaacacaaacaaagctttttagaagaatagcttaGCTCTGaatgtccatacaatgaatggtggtcagaactttgatgGCGATATGCAGTAAGTAATACaagaatttaaataaaagaagaatgtggaagtttatagtgaaaaaaggactacaatattgatctgtttctcacccacacctgccaTATCAATTTtaaaggcatggatttaacctctgaagccacatggattacttttatgctgactttgtgtttTTTGACACTATAAATTTCCAGCCAACATTCTCTTGCATTGCATgggttgagatattcttctaaaaaatatttttgttctacagaagaaagaaaatcatacacatgtgggatggcatgagggtgagtgaatgatgagagaattttaattgttgggtgaactaccctGTGACGAGCAGGAGGGCGTGGTCGGGTCATGAGGGTGCACGACCGGCACGGAGTCAACTaatcagtgagaaagagagatgaaGAAGGAGATTGTGTGTGTCGCTGTGTTTttagttgttttaagttgagattGTCATTATTGTTTACTTTGACTCTtctgccggttcctgcctcctccttgcccgtccctTACCCATTACATACCCCTTTaaatgtttttcctttgtttaccTTCACACATTTTAAAGCTTTGACCTATTGTAATTTCTCTCTGTGTGGTCAGGTGTGTCTATCCTGAAACGCAGTATGCGACTGTACTCTCCGTTCTACTCTTCTGACATCATCATCGCATCTCCACTGGGCCTGCGCACAGTTCTGGGTGCCGATGGTGAAAAGAAGAGAGACTTTGACTTCCTGTCTTCCATTGAGCTTCTCATTGTGGATCAGGCAGATGTGTTCCTCATGCAGAACTGGGAACATTTGCTGGTGAGCCTTAAAAAGGGATTACATTTACCAAAGGTTCTGTAAAGTTACACTACAGGTGATTCCTTGTCTATAATTTgttagaaaataacaaaacaccaCAATTGAGCCAACACGTAAAAAAATCTATGTGATCAAAACCACATTGTTGCCTTACCCCGGATTACTACTGTAAGCCTTCAATAATGATTTTACATTCAGAGATGTCCGGTAGGATTTTGTGGAAATTTCAGGCATCCAtcatttgtttgttcatgttgatGTCCATAAATAAAGACTATGGCACAGTTACTAGGTTAAAGCAGTGGCAGATATGCTACTTGCTTGCTCAGACAAAATGTTTTGTATGTCTGTCTTGTGGGACTTTCTTGCTGCTATCAATGACTTGGTGTAGCAAGTCAGATCTATTCGGATATAGCGATATAGTGCTGAACCGAGGTAAAAAATAAAGCAATGTTAACTTAGAATTTaatgtttcaaccacagatgttgaTGGAGAGCCGTCATTCCGGTTTTTCCCTTTTTAAggcaactttttttattattatcattaagtgATTTGATGATTGTGATGACCTTTGTATAGTTAATTGTTGTTAAATGAATTTATATGGGTTTATAATTTCAATCAATCTAGCTGATTAACTCTGAATGTTTAGCTCATTTTATTTTCCTTCTTTGTTTGGTCTTGTTGCAGCACGTGTTGAAGCATTTAAATCTGCAGCCATTGGATTCGCATGGTGTTGATTTCTCTCGTGTGCGAATGTGGAACCTCAACAACTGGGCGGCATACTATAGACAGACGCTGGTGTTTAGTGCAATACAAGAGCCCCAGATCACCAACATACTTACCAAACACTGCCACAACTACAGGGGCCAGGTAGATAAAGCTGTTaaccaaacacacacagtttTCAAGGCTAATATGATTGCATCGTGAATTATGGAGAGTTTTATGGTCATTGAAGGTCTCCCACAATGTCTTCGTATGACTGATGTTGTTCTTTCTCTCAGGTGTGCAGTAAAACCATTCCAAAGGTTGGCTCAATCTCTCAGGTACTCGTGCAGTTACCACATGTATTCCAGATGTTTCACTCGGACAGCTTCATGGATCAGGACGCCAGGTCAGAGATGTCTGCTGTTTGTCATTCTGAATACAAGAGGGCAACAGTCATTAGTTGATCACATTGAATTTTGAAATTTAGAGAAACCTCTAAGAGAAAGACAAACTGTAGTGTTAAAGCTATTAAGTAATGTAAGAATTTAATATATTCATATCACACTATAATTTTTCTAAAACTCATAGTAGCTGATGTGCAAGCAAATTGTAAGATTCTGCCAGTGTTTGCGTACACACTCCACAGTGTATATAgcgcatacaatttttttttttgaccctTTAGGTTCCAGTTCTTTGTGGATAAGATCCTGCCCCAGTACAGAGACTCTATCATGTCCCATACTTTCATCTATGTGCCGTCATACTTTGATTTTGTTCGTCTGCGCAACTTTCTGAAGAAAGAGGACATCGGTTTTGCAAGTATTTGTGAGTACTcgcaaagatcagaggtgtctcgagCACGGCATTG of Xyrauchen texanus isolate HMW12.3.18 chromosome 20, RBS_HiC_50CHRs, whole genome shotgun sequence contains these proteins:
- the utp25 gene encoding U3 small nucleolar RNA-associated protein 25 homolog — protein: MGKRNRGNQEISNLTKKQKKHLKEFGEQHPFHDNVVDRPEKTQILRLPHTLERPEPEIEEDSDEEQQSAYEKLLSTMIQGACDNSEDEESNDDDGDDEEVVDEAEGESGEEEEEEDDDGDDIDEGEASDDPKNKECSEKTNGDLEETGQGEIKAEFTDKKIEAAFSLESNLPAEEDENSEEQNEDMFVKHQEIELSEDEVGRISKGSKIKTQIKWTKMGTLQCISPLERFPVLGQPSSAPVPPIHKTLEANWHLLNQSSQPEGGPVLDVTELQKELLGLMGTYRDVYFTNSSPLKEAKEVQSVYCLHALNHVLKANTRVLKNNARLKETKDMEEDSRDQGITRPKVLILVPFRNGALRVVQNFINLMEPKGKKIDISNKKRFKEEFGEEPGDMPPNLHRPDDYQAIFSGNVDDHFRIGVSILKRSMRLYSPFYSSDIIIASPLGLRTVLGADGEKKRDFDFLSSIELLIVDQADVFLMQNWEHLLHVLKHLNLQPLDSHGVDFSRVRMWNLNNWAAYYRQTLVFSAIQEPQITNILTKHCHNYRGQVCSKTIPKVGSISQVLVQLPHVFQMFHSDSFMDQDARFQFFVDKILPQYRDSIMSHTFIYVPSYFDFVRLRNFLKKEDIGFASICEYSQRSEVSRARHCFQKGDIQLLLFSERFHFYKRNTIKGISNLIFYGLPTYPHFYSEVCNMLQAGVREGSASFTCTALYSRYDTHRLAAITGGERAAQMLQSKKPAHLFITGEEKNT